The Takifugu rubripes chromosome 3, fTakRub1.2, whole genome shotgun sequence genome contains a region encoding:
- the LOC101061153 gene encoding LOW QUALITY PROTEIN: dnaJ homolog subfamily C member 5-like (The sequence of the model RefSeq protein was modified relative to this genomic sequence to represent the inferred CDS: deleted 1 base in 1 codon): MDPQRQRTLSTSGESLYVVLGVDKNATTEDIKKCYRKLALKFHPDKNPDNLEAAEKFKEINNAHAILSDATKKNIYDKYGSLGLFVAEQFGEENVNTYFVLSSWWA; the protein is encoded by the exons ATGGACCCTCAGAGACAGAGAACTCTCTCTACGTCTGGAGAATCCCTGTATGTCGTGCTTGGAGTTGACAAGAACGCCACCACAGAGGACATCAAAAAATGCTACAG GAAACTGGCGCTGAAGTTCCACCCCGACAAGAACCCCGACAACctagaagctgcagaaaagttCAAGGAGATTAACAACGCTCACGCCATCCTGAGCGACGCCACCAAGAAGAACATCTACGACAAGTATGGCTCGCTGGGCCTGTTTGTGGCCGAGCAGTTCGGAGAAGAGAACGTCAAC ACCTACTTTGTTCTATCCAGCTGGTGGGCCTAA
- the tpd52l2b gene encoding tpd52 like 2b isoform X5: MDPASQDINLNSPNKGFMVDHSESLSDVPVGGAVGNAADPLAPALMEEEAEELRCELSKVEEEINTLRQVLSAKERHASELKRKLGLSPLNELKQNLSKGWQEVQTSNVYLSASATLDEIACSDVYKKTQETFSQAGQKTSAAISTVSDVVTRKLGDMRALPFSNSFSSYSIRHSISMPAMRSSAAFKTFEDKMENLKHKVVGPRENGDATNSPTEPTPTQENPPF, translated from the exons ATGGATCCTGCCAGTCAAG ATATTAACTTGAACTCTCCTAACAAAGGCTTCATGGTGGATCATTCTGAGAGCCTTTCTGATGTTCCTGTTGGGGGGGCTGTGGGGAACGCTGCCGACCCCCTCGCACCTGCCCTGATGGAGGAAGAAGCCGAGGAGCTGCGCTGCGAACTGTCAAAG gtggaggaggagatcaaCACCTTACGCCAGGTCTTGTCTGCAAAAGAGAGACACGCCTCAGAGCTCAAGAGGAAACTGGGCTTGAGCCCGCTCAACGAACTAAAGCAGAACCTCAGCAAGGGCTGGCAGGAGGTGCAGACCTCCAATGT ATATTTGTCTGCATCAGCCACTTTGGATGAAATTGCCTGCTCAGATGT ATATAAGAAGACTCAGGAGACCTTTTCCCAGGCGGGACAGAAGACCAGCGCCGCCATCTCTACCGTGAGCGACGTGGTGACGAGGAAGCTGGGGGACATGAG AGCACTTCCTTTCTCTAATTCCTTTAG CAGCTATTCCATCAGACACTCAATAAGTATGCCTGCCATGAG GAGCTCTGCAGCCTTCAAGACCTTCGAAGATAAGATGGAGAACCTGAAG catAAGGTGGTCGGTCCCCGGGAGAACGGCGATGCCACCAACTCCCCCACCGAGCCTACCCCCACTCAGGAAAACCCGCCTTTTTGA
- the tpd52l2b gene encoding tpd52 like 2b isoform X11: MDPASQDINLNSPNKGFMVDHSESLSDVPVGGAVGNAADPLAPALMEEEAEELRCELSKVEEEINTLRQVLSAKERHASELKRKLGLSPLNELKQNLSKGWQEVQTSNVYKKTQETFSQAGQKTSAAISTVSDVVTRKLGDMRALPFSNSFSSYSIRHSISMPAMRSSAAFKTFEDKMENLKHKVVGPRENGDATNSPTEPTPTQENPPF, encoded by the exons ATGGATCCTGCCAGTCAAG ATATTAACTTGAACTCTCCTAACAAAGGCTTCATGGTGGATCATTCTGAGAGCCTTTCTGATGTTCCTGTTGGGGGGGCTGTGGGGAACGCTGCCGACCCCCTCGCACCTGCCCTGATGGAGGAAGAAGCCGAGGAGCTGCGCTGCGAACTGTCAAAG gtggaggaggagatcaaCACCTTACGCCAGGTCTTGTCTGCAAAAGAGAGACACGCCTCAGAGCTCAAGAGGAAACTGGGCTTGAGCCCGCTCAACGAACTAAAGCAGAACCTCAGCAAGGGCTGGCAGGAGGTGCAGACCTCCAATGT ATATAAGAAGACTCAGGAGACCTTTTCCCAGGCGGGACAGAAGACCAGCGCCGCCATCTCTACCGTGAGCGACGTGGTGACGAGGAAGCTGGGGGACATGAG AGCACTTCCTTTCTCTAATTCCTTTAG CAGCTATTCCATCAGACACTCAATAAGTATGCCTGCCATGAG GAGCTCTGCAGCCTTCAAGACCTTCGAAGATAAGATGGAGAACCTGAAG catAAGGTGGTCGGTCCCCGGGAGAACGGCGATGCCACCAACTCCCCCACCGAGCCTACCCCCACTCAGGAAAACCCGCCTTTTTGA
- the tpd52l2b gene encoding tpd52 like 2b isoform X12, giving the protein MDPASQDINLNSPNKGFMVDHSESLSDVPVGGAVGNAADPLAPALMEEEAEELRCELSKVEEEINTLRQVLSAKERHASELKRKLGLSPLNELKQNLSKGWQEVQTSNVYLSASATLDEIACSDVYKKTQETFSQAGQKTSAAISTVSDVVTRKLGDMRSSAAFKTFEDKMENLKHKVVGPRENGDATNSPTEPTPTQENPPF; this is encoded by the exons ATGGATCCTGCCAGTCAAG ATATTAACTTGAACTCTCCTAACAAAGGCTTCATGGTGGATCATTCTGAGAGCCTTTCTGATGTTCCTGTTGGGGGGGCTGTGGGGAACGCTGCCGACCCCCTCGCACCTGCCCTGATGGAGGAAGAAGCCGAGGAGCTGCGCTGCGAACTGTCAAAG gtggaggaggagatcaaCACCTTACGCCAGGTCTTGTCTGCAAAAGAGAGACACGCCTCAGAGCTCAAGAGGAAACTGGGCTTGAGCCCGCTCAACGAACTAAAGCAGAACCTCAGCAAGGGCTGGCAGGAGGTGCAGACCTCCAATGT ATATTTGTCTGCATCAGCCACTTTGGATGAAATTGCCTGCTCAGATGT ATATAAGAAGACTCAGGAGACCTTTTCCCAGGCGGGACAGAAGACCAGCGCCGCCATCTCTACCGTGAGCGACGTGGTGACGAGGAAGCTGGGGGACATGAG GAGCTCTGCAGCCTTCAAGACCTTCGAAGATAAGATGGAGAACCTGAAG catAAGGTGGTCGGTCCCCGGGAGAACGGCGATGCCACCAACTCCCCCACCGAGCCTACCCCCACTCAGGAAAACCCGCCTTTTTGA
- the tpd52l2b gene encoding tpd52 like 2b isoform X8 encodes MDPASQGFMVDHSESLSDVPVGGAVGNAADPLAPALMEEEAEELRCELSKVEEEINTLRQVLSAKERHASELKRKLGLSPLNELKQNLSKGWQEVQTSNVYLSASATLDEIACSDVYKKTQETFSQAGQKTSAAISTVSDVVTRKLGDMRALPFSNSFSSSYSIRHSISMPAMRSSAAFKTFEDKMENLKHKVVGPRENGDATNSPTEPTPTQENPPF; translated from the exons ATGGATCCTGCCAGTCAAG GCTTCATGGTGGATCATTCTGAGAGCCTTTCTGATGTTCCTGTTGGGGGGGCTGTGGGGAACGCTGCCGACCCCCTCGCACCTGCCCTGATGGAGGAAGAAGCCGAGGAGCTGCGCTGCGAACTGTCAAAG gtggaggaggagatcaaCACCTTACGCCAGGTCTTGTCTGCAAAAGAGAGACACGCCTCAGAGCTCAAGAGGAAACTGGGCTTGAGCCCGCTCAACGAACTAAAGCAGAACCTCAGCAAGGGCTGGCAGGAGGTGCAGACCTCCAATGT ATATTTGTCTGCATCAGCCACTTTGGATGAAATTGCCTGCTCAGATGT ATATAAGAAGACTCAGGAGACCTTTTCCCAGGCGGGACAGAAGACCAGCGCCGCCATCTCTACCGTGAGCGACGTGGTGACGAGGAAGCTGGGGGACATGAG AGCACTTCCTTTCTCTAATTCCTTTAG TAGCAGCTATTCCATCAGACACTCAATAAGTATGCCTGCCATGAG GAGCTCTGCAGCCTTCAAGACCTTCGAAGATAAGATGGAGAACCTGAAG catAAGGTGGTCGGTCCCCGGGAGAACGGCGATGCCACCAACTCCCCCACCGAGCCTACCCCCACTCAGGAAAACCCGCCTTTTTGA
- the tpd52l2b gene encoding tpd52 like 2b isoform X4, with amino-acid sequence MDPASQDINLNSPNKGFMVDHSESLSDVPVGGAVGNAADPLAPALMEEEAEELRCELSKVEEEINTLRQVLSAKERHASELKRKLGLSPLNELKQNLSKGWQEVQTSNVYLSASATLDEIACSDVYKKTQETFSQAGQKTSAAISTVSDVVTRKLGDMRALPFSNSFSSSYSIRHSISMPAMRSSAAFKTFEDKMENLKHKVVGPRENGDATNSPTEPTPTQENPPF; translated from the exons ATGGATCCTGCCAGTCAAG ATATTAACTTGAACTCTCCTAACAAAGGCTTCATGGTGGATCATTCTGAGAGCCTTTCTGATGTTCCTGTTGGGGGGGCTGTGGGGAACGCTGCCGACCCCCTCGCACCTGCCCTGATGGAGGAAGAAGCCGAGGAGCTGCGCTGCGAACTGTCAAAG gtggaggaggagatcaaCACCTTACGCCAGGTCTTGTCTGCAAAAGAGAGACACGCCTCAGAGCTCAAGAGGAAACTGGGCTTGAGCCCGCTCAACGAACTAAAGCAGAACCTCAGCAAGGGCTGGCAGGAGGTGCAGACCTCCAATGT ATATTTGTCTGCATCAGCCACTTTGGATGAAATTGCCTGCTCAGATGT ATATAAGAAGACTCAGGAGACCTTTTCCCAGGCGGGACAGAAGACCAGCGCCGCCATCTCTACCGTGAGCGACGTGGTGACGAGGAAGCTGGGGGACATGAG AGCACTTCCTTTCTCTAATTCCTTTAG TAGCAGCTATTCCATCAGACACTCAATAAGTATGCCTGCCATGAG GAGCTCTGCAGCCTTCAAGACCTTCGAAGATAAGATGGAGAACCTGAAG catAAGGTGGTCGGTCCCCGGGAGAACGGCGATGCCACCAACTCCCCCACCGAGCCTACCCCCACTCAGGAAAACCCGCCTTTTTGA
- the tpd52l2b gene encoding tpd52 like 2b isoform X10, translating to MDPASQDINLNSPNKGFMVDHSESLSDVPVGGAVGNAADPLAPALMEEEAEELRCELSKVEEEINTLRQVLSAKERHASELKRKLGLSPLNELKQNLSKGWQEVQTSNVYKKTQETFSQAGQKTSAAISTVSDVVTRKLGDMRALPFSNSFSSSYSIRHSISMPAMRSSAAFKTFEDKMENLKHKVVGPRENGDATNSPTEPTPTQENPPF from the exons ATGGATCCTGCCAGTCAAG ATATTAACTTGAACTCTCCTAACAAAGGCTTCATGGTGGATCATTCTGAGAGCCTTTCTGATGTTCCTGTTGGGGGGGCTGTGGGGAACGCTGCCGACCCCCTCGCACCTGCCCTGATGGAGGAAGAAGCCGAGGAGCTGCGCTGCGAACTGTCAAAG gtggaggaggagatcaaCACCTTACGCCAGGTCTTGTCTGCAAAAGAGAGACACGCCTCAGAGCTCAAGAGGAAACTGGGCTTGAGCCCGCTCAACGAACTAAAGCAGAACCTCAGCAAGGGCTGGCAGGAGGTGCAGACCTCCAATGT ATATAAGAAGACTCAGGAGACCTTTTCCCAGGCGGGACAGAAGACCAGCGCCGCCATCTCTACCGTGAGCGACGTGGTGACGAGGAAGCTGGGGGACATGAG AGCACTTCCTTTCTCTAATTCCTTTAG TAGCAGCTATTCCATCAGACACTCAATAAGTATGCCTGCCATGAG GAGCTCTGCAGCCTTCAAGACCTTCGAAGATAAGATGGAGAACCTGAAG catAAGGTGGTCGGTCCCCGGGAGAACGGCGATGCCACCAACTCCCCCACCGAGCCTACCCCCACTCAGGAAAACCCGCCTTTTTGA
- the tpd52l2b gene encoding tpd52 like 2b isoform X15, with the protein MDPASQGFMVDHSESLSDVPVGGAVGNAADPLAPALMEEEAEELRCELSKVEEEINTLRQVLSAKERHASELKRKLGLSPLNELKQNLSKGWQEVQTSNVYKKTQETFSQAGQKTSAAISTVSDVVTRKLGDMRSSAAFKTFEDKMENLKHKVVGPRENGDATNSPTEPTPTQENPPF; encoded by the exons ATGGATCCTGCCAGTCAAG GCTTCATGGTGGATCATTCTGAGAGCCTTTCTGATGTTCCTGTTGGGGGGGCTGTGGGGAACGCTGCCGACCCCCTCGCACCTGCCCTGATGGAGGAAGAAGCCGAGGAGCTGCGCTGCGAACTGTCAAAG gtggaggaggagatcaaCACCTTACGCCAGGTCTTGTCTGCAAAAGAGAGACACGCCTCAGAGCTCAAGAGGAAACTGGGCTTGAGCCCGCTCAACGAACTAAAGCAGAACCTCAGCAAGGGCTGGCAGGAGGTGCAGACCTCCAATGT ATATAAGAAGACTCAGGAGACCTTTTCCCAGGCGGGACAGAAGACCAGCGCCGCCATCTCTACCGTGAGCGACGTGGTGACGAGGAAGCTGGGGGACATGAG GAGCTCTGCAGCCTTCAAGACCTTCGAAGATAAGATGGAGAACCTGAAG catAAGGTGGTCGGTCCCCGGGAGAACGGCGATGCCACCAACTCCCCCACCGAGCCTACCCCCACTCAGGAAAACCCGCCTTTTTGA
- the tpd52l2b gene encoding tpd52 like 2b isoform X14 gives MDPASQDINLNSPNKGFMVDHSESLSDVPVGGAVGNAADPLAPALMEEEAEELRCELSKVEEEINTLRQVLSAKERHASELKRKLGLSPLNELKQNLSKGWQEVQTSNVYKKTQETFSQAGQKTSAAISTVSDVVTRKLGDMRSSAAFKTFEDKMENLKHKVVGPRENGDATNSPTEPTPTQENPPF, from the exons ATGGATCCTGCCAGTCAAG ATATTAACTTGAACTCTCCTAACAAAGGCTTCATGGTGGATCATTCTGAGAGCCTTTCTGATGTTCCTGTTGGGGGGGCTGTGGGGAACGCTGCCGACCCCCTCGCACCTGCCCTGATGGAGGAAGAAGCCGAGGAGCTGCGCTGCGAACTGTCAAAG gtggaggaggagatcaaCACCTTACGCCAGGTCTTGTCTGCAAAAGAGAGACACGCCTCAGAGCTCAAGAGGAAACTGGGCTTGAGCCCGCTCAACGAACTAAAGCAGAACCTCAGCAAGGGCTGGCAGGAGGTGCAGACCTCCAATGT ATATAAGAAGACTCAGGAGACCTTTTCCCAGGCGGGACAGAAGACCAGCGCCGCCATCTCTACCGTGAGCGACGTGGTGACGAGGAAGCTGGGGGACATGAG GAGCTCTGCAGCCTTCAAGACCTTCGAAGATAAGATGGAGAACCTGAAG catAAGGTGGTCGGTCCCCGGGAGAACGGCGATGCCACCAACTCCCCCACCGAGCCTACCCCCACTCAGGAAAACCCGCCTTTTTGA